The following are encoded in a window of Salvelinus sp. IW2-2015 unplaced genomic scaffold, ASM291031v2 Un_scaffold1879, whole genome shotgun sequence genomic DNA:
- the leng1 gene encoding leukocyte receptor cluster member 1 codes for MNILPKKSWHVRNKDNVARVRRDEAQAAEEEQEVQRRVERAEQEARTEHLRQKSRAALQQSGGWKDEGEGGERGGEGSGGVVEHLNLFPLEESSGKKGNAEYLKDQKDEKEREERAIGLLVSLGPQPGTEVTPWYMKTGHEEEKDEEKEKEKDNKGKRLPLSQEEKEKRDRRLKDMLDPLKEMKKALAVKDRKEHKSKKKEKRDRGERRSSGGESSIERLRAERLQREAEEKRRAQALLDQKNGTGKEKERXRETEEREMPYNSAYFPELARKRQRKDRNAWRDGIF; via the exons ATGAATATTCTACCTAAAAAGAGCTGGCATGTTCGCAACAAGGACAACGTCGCGCGCGTGCGTCGAGACGAGGCACAAGCCGCAGAAGAGGAGCAAGAGGTCCAACGCCGTGTGGAGCGAGCAGAGCAGGAG GCYCGAACAGAGCACCTGAGACAAAAGTCACGAGCTGCACTTCAACAGTCTGGAGGATGGAaggatgaaggagagggaggtgagagaggaggggaggggagtggaggagtggtggAACACCTCAATCTATTTCCTCTGGAGGAGTCGTCTGGGAAGAAAGGAAACGCAGAATACCTCAAAGACCAGAAAGATGAAAAG GAGCGTGAGGAGCGTGCTATTGGTCTGCTAGTGTCCCTAGGCCCCCAACCTGGGACAGAGGTAACTCCATGGTACATGAAAACAGGCcatgaagaagagaaagacgaagaaaaggagaaagagaaagacaacaaAGGAAAGAGACTGCCACTCAgtcaagaggagaaggagaagagagacagacgacTGAAAGACATGCTGGACCCCTTGAAAGAGATGAAGAAAGCACTGGCGGTGAAGGATAGAAAAGAACATAAGagtaagaagaaggagaagagggatagaggggagaggagaagcagTGGTGGAGAAAG cTCTATTGAAAGGTTGCGAGCGGAGCGACTgcagagagaggcggaggagaagaggagagcccAGGCCTTGCTGGACCAGAAGAATGGaacagggaaagagaaggagCGARcaagggagacagaggagagggaaatgCCGTACAACAGTGCTTATTTCCCAGAGCTGGCCCGCAAGAGGCAGAGGAAAGACCGCAATGCCTGGAGAGATGGTATCTTTTGA